The genomic segment ACGAGTCGCGGCAATTTAACATTCACACATCTTGTTTGTTGACAGAAAATTTCGCAAAGTCTGATTTAAATACATTGCCTACAAATCTTCAATTCCATTATTTTCGTTGTTCGTTCGTTTTCAGTATTGCAAACTGAATGCTCCCTATTCTGACTCGCATTGGTCGCATACCCCGACGTCACTTTTTTTCTTACTCACATGACAACACCAAATGCCATCGACGCTTCCTTAGGTATCTAGAGAAATTAGGgcgaataaaatagtttaaagATTTGTGAGGTCGCAATGCTAATAGCGATTGTGATAATATTCAGGATTTGAGGTCACTAACCTATTGTAGTGTGtggtaaaattataaaattgctaTAAACTATTGTTGCTTGTCGCGGGGGACGCATTTGTAGTATTTAACAAttggggttacgtgaaactaTCTACCTATCCTTGCTCTTTgtggtatttgtttgttttttattgtaaacATCGGCTGACGAGAAACTTGCGTTGCACGAAGTCAACGTTTAGAAAAAAAGGGGTCATGCTACTGTTTATCGCAAAGGGTCGAAACGCAAATTTATGGTGCCGCTAAAGGACGGCCCTTAAGACAACTATACGGTATTTATCAATCGGAAATTGAGTTTGCAGTTGCTCATCTTTAAGCTTATCCCTGAAGTTTGCCATTTTTAAGAACAAATGCTCACAGCATTATGTGCAGCTTTTTAGATCAACATTTACTTGTGACTTTATTCTActtcaaaattttacaaaagcTCTGCTATTTCTCCGGAAACATTTTTCGAAAAATATCTCCAAGCTGTTACTGGCATTGTCACACGATTCTGTGGTATCTATCAAAGTGTCTTTCACAACAGCTTTTTAATCACAACATGGTACGAATAAAGTAATATCACTTCTTGTATCCCTGTCGTACAAATCTTTAACATAGTGTAATACAACATCAAATCGCGTATATTTTCTTACATATAAATCAAAAACTTTCAAACGTACGTCAAACGTCAGTGCTAACTTTGTTACGGGCCACGTAAATATGTTTCGTGGGTCGTACAGCTTCCCGCGGGCCGTATGCTGCACACCTCTGATGTAGGGTCTGCGCATCGTCGCTACTGTGCTTTAGCTAGACATACAGCTACTGATATTGGCACTTACTGCGTGTTATTCTTATTTAAAATCTTCTCACTTTGCTAACAAACTTTACAGACCAAAAGATTAGGGaaataagaatataatataatgtaatatatatatttatattaagcaTTCAAAGTACAGAAATCAAGCCACAATGAAAAGGTCGTGCATCTAGTGTTATTGCCTCTTTCACGTAAATTTCTACTTCCAATGGCCAGCTTGCTCGAATAGTTGAAGTGATCTTTTTCTCGTTTTTGTCAGCAAAAGTCACAACCTTCCACATGAATTTCGCTGACACTGCAACGGTCATATTAGTCGTTCGATGATAATATATTTGAGCAGTGATCGTTCGTTTAAAGTAAACTATACAAATGACGATGTTTATCAGATTAACGGGATAGTTTTGATGTATATTACTTCAATCTTGTAGGTGCTTGGGTATGAGAGGTGCAAACTTGAAAAATAGTCTCAACTCCCCCACCTACTCTTGATCTCTCAATAACATTATTATTGTTACTATTTATATCCTCATACACTACGTCGTTTTCGTCAACATCTTGCAAACGCATCCTGGAATCGGCAGCTTTCAATTTCTCTTTATTTCGTTCTGCTAATATTTCTTTTATCATTGCATCACGTTTTCTGATTTGATAAAGAAGACCAAGCGTCAAAAGTAAGAAAGCAACTGCGAACAGAGCTAGAAGCACAAGAGCTGCAGTGTTGTCGGTTGCTGACGCGGCTTTTACATGTCTGTTGACTTGTCTCTCGTTCTTAGGCTCTTTGTAAATGAATGAGTGTTCGGATGAATTTGGTCCCAAAGTGATGAGCCCATCAGTAGAACTCCATTTTATACACACAATTGTTGCTCTTGTTTCGTTTGTGCTGGAAAGTGCTGACTTTTTGTATTTCCTAGAATCCTTcatgtttttcactgttggttTCACCATCAACGACAAATCCAACTTAGTCATTCCAGTACTACTAGAGGTTATTGTCATATATTCTAGTTGTGACCTGATAATCTTTGCTAAACGGTCTAAAAAGTTGCCACGTCCAGATGTCACTGAGTTAGGTGTTGGCGAAGTAGAGCTAGGCCTATAATTTTCCCCGTTTGAGATAGAGATTGTGTCATCCTCGCTTTCTGTTGTTAGTTCCCGTCGAAAAATACTGTGAGGTGTGGCAGTTGTCATTCTTCTTCTTACGTTCGTACGCGTTCTCTTGTTCAAAATAccagtttgaatattttttctccTATGAAACTTTGAAGCTGTTCCTTTACGATTGAGTTTCCCGGAAGGAGTAGGGGTTCCTGTCCTGGGTGCCTCAGTTGTTCGCGCCCGATTCCACATTTGTGATTTCCTTTCCGAGTAACGAACTGTTGTTTGTTGTCGATGATTTGTCATTGGTGTCGTTTTAGGCCGACGCATAAAATTTTTCCGGTTATTAATATTCCCGGCGGGTGTGGGCTTCAAGATTTTAGAACCACCCGTCCTGGTCCTGCGTCTGAATTGTGGTCTGGTGGTTGCTTTACTGTTTCTGATGGATGGAGGTTTAGGAGACATCCTTTGAACCGGTTTCCTCCGTGCTAATCGAGGATTGGGAGTCGTTTGTCGTTTTCTATATGATGCTGTTGTCGGTGCGGTTGCACGTCGCATATCGTAAGTATCCGTTACCAAACGACGAAATGGGCGTGTTGTGTACATTTTTCTCTTTGGTTGAATGGTAGGCCGCTGAGGGAGATTTGATCTTGTGGTCATTTGCCATGGCCTGGTATTGTCCTGCTCATACGACTGCCGTGTCGCAGGAAAATATGTAGATTTGGGAGCAGAAAAAGGTTTCATGATTGTCCATTCAGCTTCATATACTTCTCTGCACCACCAAGGCACATTTTTGTTCTGTCGTGAAATACTGGAAAACCGCACATTGTAGGATGATTTTCGAAATAATGAaccttaaaaatatttataaacataGGTTTGTcacatattcaaatattaacaCGTTGAAAAGAAAATCGATGTATTCCATTTTGGACCTAATTAACACATTAGCTGGGTAAATGGGATTAAAGTATAATTGATCACAAACAGACTGAGCGTTGGAAATTGCAATGAATACTGACTGATAAACCATTTTCTTCAGATCAACATACTCTCTCTCACCTTTAACGTATTTTGAACAATCCCATGTATGAAATCTTCTTTGCGATCGGCAATGTCTTTTATCCGGACCTTCGAAATCGAAAACATTTTCATTTGCTACACCAGTTCAATGATAAGATAATTTATATATGAAAGCGTTAAACTGTTACGATATGTAGATATGAATTTCATTTGGTGATGACTCCACGAGCACCCAAGAATCATAACGAGTGTCATTCACTGTTCGAAAAACGTTGTTGTAACTGGACAAGACCGGGAATTCCTGTAGGATCCATTCAACTATTCAGTTATCAATGTTATTATATCTATTTTGacgtatttgaaaaatatatctttctaaattaattataaaataaacaatcaaGTTCATTAATATTTCTATTATTTCATGTTGTGTCATTATTAATTCAAAAATCATAACATTTACTTACCTACGCAAGAAGCGTACATCATAAGATATCCTATGAAATTTTGCTCATAAATTCCACTGAGTAGATGTGACATGGGTCCCCGAGCCATCACTGCAACGTCGGTCGAACTATGAGTTCCGGACTGGAGTGGTATTGCAGAAGGGAACTCAAAATCCATTTGAACTAAAAAAAGATATTTgtcaaaattgaattcaaaattgtgcatgaatttatataaaaagattCTCCCGGAGGAACTTTGAATTATGACGGAAACATCGCAAACTTAAATTTGTGACTTCTGTCGGATATTGGAAGCATAGGATAACACTAGTCTAATACCTATTtcttcaaaataagaaaaacactGTTTAACATGGTACTTGGCGGTGCATTCCAAAATACCAGAAAATCAATTTCACACTATTCTTAAAATATGAGTATTGAAGTTAAAAGTGAGCAAAATAACGTAATACATGGTGAAGTATGAGTAAATAATTACATGACGCAGACGCATGTCTATTGAGTCTTCTATTTCCACTATTTCCCAACCAATCATTTCCAGTCCCGTATACAATGCTTGTGTAAGCCACATCGTCCAACGCTTTTGAGGGTTTCTCGTGATCATCAGCAAGTCCTGTGAAGGTGAAAAACTTGCCATAAATCTCAAATCAAGAGTTCAAAATTACACAAAAGAACGAAACTTCAACATAGCGTAAGATACTGTGCAGAGCATCCTGAACTATAGAAGttatatagttatatatattcatatatttaattatttataacCAAGATAACAGTCACTCAAACTtcaaattagaatttgaaaatctacaaaatgttagttttgttgccattttcgATATTAGCATATGATAAttcgctgttttattttaaaatcaatgcaTTTTGGTCAATTTTCAACTTCTGGATAATTATTGATGAAGGTTCGTTGAAGTATTAGGGCAGATACCTAAAAcctaatatactttatataaaCATACCAGTTATAGGATTGCCGCGAACAGCATATCCCCCTGCAGTAAACATGTGACCATGATCCGCAGTTACAACGATCAGCGTCTCGTCTGAATTTGTCATACGAGTTGCAAGCTAAAAATAAAAGGTGTGGATAAGCAACCGTGGAAGTATATCAATGTAAAAATATGTTATTCTtacgcacctctgattactctgcgtgggttcgcaggttcgaatcccatgcggggatggttatgtgcgagaggattgctagactcctcgccgccgctGGGTGgtccacgtaaccgctggtcggttaaggcttccCCCACCACCGAGtccaaacaaatatatatatataactaactaatcccataaccgacatggaatgctaaccggacgagaggcagtgattcgccatatggttaagccgtcttataggCTTTCATCTCCAcccggataaatatgtaaatcctatcctatcctaatagcAAAATTCAACTTgtgaattttctttttttcttcattGCTTCCGTATGTcgttgttattacttatcgattttaatcggtaagtatgttgataggtatttgtctgtctgtatgtcctTCTGGTTTTATTTGGTGTAAAGTATGTTTTCTAACCAGTTGTCATTCATTTCCTTGATCGacgtttattttatttataattaaattctCTCACCTTCACTGCATCATCTAATGCTGCAAACT from the Styela clava chromosome 5, kaStyClav1.hap1.2, whole genome shotgun sequence genome contains:
- the LOC120345128 gene encoding uncharacterized protein LOC120345128, producing MIIRAILAMLVFKTCICLDPPHKELEKYPEYWMHDANTRLRESLKRLTPNTKPAKNVILIIGDGMDVATMTAGRIYKGQKYGTSGEEFQTTMDKFPYVGLSKVYTLNSQAPDSAGTGTALNTGVKTNSKMVGLSGQAVHNNCSSSIGNEIKTILEYSADQGKSTGIVTSTYLTHATPASAYAHAPNRQWKTDADLTEEAKLNGCKDIGSQLIEHGRKINVLLGGGRAFMRPKGYKDEEYGDVDDSLGGRNDNRNLIKEWIKLEGSDRAKYVWDQKGFDNVDPTNVDNLLGLFEPGDMRFEHDRRNDLAGEPSLAEMTAKAIEILRKNRDGYFLLVEGGKIDHGHHSAKANIALSEFAALDDAVKLATRMTNSDETLIVVTADHGHMFTAGGYAVRGNPITGLADDHEKPSKALDDVAYTSIVYGTGNDWLGNSGNRRLNRHASASFQMDFEFPSAIPLQSGTHSSTDVAVMARGPMSHLLSGIYEQNFIGYLMMYASCVGPDKRHCRSQRRFHTWDCSKYVKGSLFRKSSYNVRFSSISRQNKNVPWWCREVYEAEWTIMKPFSAPKSTYFPATRQSYEQDNTRPWQMTTRSNLPQRPTIQPKRKMYTTRPFRRLVTDTYDMRRATAPTTASYRKRQTTPNPRLARRKPVQRMSPKPPSIRNSKATTRPQFRRRTRTGGSKILKPTPAGNINNRKNFMRRPKTTPMTNHRQQTTVRYSERKSQMWNRARTTEAPRTGTPTPSGKLNRKGTASKFHRRKNIQTGILNKRTRTNVRRRMTTATPHSIFRRELTTESEDDTISISNGENYRPSSTSPTPNSVTSGRGNFLDRLAKIIRSQLEYMTITSSSTGMTKLDLSLMVKPTVKNMKDSRKYKKSALSSTNETRATIVCIKWSSTDGLITLGPNSSEHSFIYKEPKNERQVNRHVKAASATDNTAALVLLALFAVAFLLLTLGLLYQIRKRDAMIKEILAERNKEKLKAADSRMRLQDVDENDVVYEDINSNNNNVIERSRVGGGVETIFQVCTSHTQAPTRLK